The window CTGGAGATGAAATTCTAAGCCAAATTTATCATTTTATAGATAAAGGGAGTCGTCATGTAGCCTTAAGACCGGAAATGACTCCAACCTTAGCAAGAATGATTGAAGCCCATTTCAAGGAATACAAAAAACCGATCAAATGGTTTTCCATTCCCCAGCTTTTTCGTTACGAACGAGCTCAAAAAGGACGATTAAGAGAGCACTACCAGCTAAACTGTGATATTGTGGGTGAAGCTGATCTAGAAGCGGATATCGAGCTCATCAATTTAGCGATTGATATTCTTCTTTCTTTTGATTTGGGGAAGGATGATTTTGTAGTTCGTGTCAGTGATCGGTTGTTTTGGACGGAGTTTTTGAAAAAAAAGGCAATCCCTAGGGATGATTGGTATGCCTTTTTTCAAGCCATTGACAAGATTGAAAGGGAGCCCAGGGAGGAGATTGAACGACGATTAGGTGATTTGGCTAAAGAGGTGTTTGCAATACTGGAAAGTCCTCCCTGCTGGGAAAGATTTGAAATCCTGTTGGAAGGGCTTCGTCATAGGGGGCTTGCAGAGTACGTTTGTATAGACCTTGGCATTGTTCGAGGATTAGCCTATTATACGGGAATCGTTTATGAAATTTTTGATAGAGCGGGAGAATTTCGGGCAATAGCCGGAGGAGGAAGGTATGACGATCTTCTGAAGCAGATAGGAGGAGAAGATATACCTGCTGCGGGTTTTGGAATGGGAGACGTGGTTCTGGGTGAGATTATCAGGAAAAAGAAAGTCATTGAACCTTCTTTTCCAAGGCTGGATGTTTACGTGGTCTTTCCAGAAGGGAAGAAAAATCCTCAAGGATTATTTTTAATAGAACAGTTACGAAGGCAAGGCTTTTCGGTCGATTTCTCTTTCTGTCCTTCGAAACTGAAAAAGCAGCTGGCCACGGCTCAATCTTTGAACGCGCGTTTTGCACTCATTGTGTCTGACAAGATAGAGGAAGGTGTTGTTGAGATTAAAAATATGGATGAAAGAACGCAGCTTACCCTGCCTGTTGAGCAACTAGCCGGGTGGCTTAAGGAAAGAAGCTAAAAGAGAGGCTCTTTGATTCATTTTAGGATTAAAGAATGCGGTTTGAGGGGAAAGCCCCTGGCAACAATGGGGCTCTCTTTATAAAAATAACCCTACTCTCAGCAAGGCTAGGATTTGAAATCATGTCGAGGATTAAATGAAAAAAAGTGAAATGAAAGGGTATAGAACTCATCATTGCAATGAACTGAATTTGGCGCTGGTCGGTCATAAGGCAAAACTGTGTGGTTGGGTTCATTCGAAAAGAGATCATGGAGGACTCCTTTTCATCGATTTGAGGGATAGGGAAGGTATTACCCAAGTTGTTTTTCATCCCGAGAAGGATCCCCCTCTTTTCGCTAAGGCAAAACAGCTTAAAAATGAATTCGTGGTTAAAGTCGAGGGCAAGGTTGTCGAGAGACCGGCTGGTACAAAAAATGCATCCATTCCCACCGGAGAAATCGAGCTCGAAGCCGAAAGCCTTGAAATCCTCAATCCTTCTCAGCCTTTGCCTTTTAACCTGGACGAAGACATAGAGAATGAAGAATTAAGACTGTCATTTCGTTTCCTGGATTTGAGGAGAAAGAAGATTCTCAATTGTTTGAAGGTTCGTCACCTTGTTTCGTCTGTCGTTAGAGAATACTTGTCAAGGGAAGGATTTCTTGAGGTCGAGACTCCTATATTATCGAAGAGCACTCCCGAAGGAGCCAGGGATTTTCTTGTGCCCAGCCGGCTTTCACCGGGGAAATTTTACGCTTTACCCCAGGCTCCTCAACAATACAAACAGCTCTTAATGGTAGCGGGCATAGATAAATATTTTCAAATTGCCCGCTGTTTTAGAGATGAAGACCTGCGTTCGGACAGGCAACCTGAATTTACCCAGATTGATCTTGAAGCCTCTTTTGTCGAGGTCGAAGACATAATGAAGTGGGTCGAGGAAATGATCCAACTGATATTTTTAAAAGTTCTTGGAATTGAACTTTCTTTGCCTTTTGTCCGTCTGACTTATAGCGAGGCTTTGGATAACTACGGATCGGATAAACCGGATTTGCGGATAGAATGGCAAATTCAAGACGTGGGGACGGTATTTAAAAATACCCAGTTTAAATTGTTCCGAGACGTTATTGAAAAGGGGGGAGTCATCAAAGCTTTAAATGCAAAAGGCAGGGCTCCAATGGTCAATTCCTCCGCCCTCGAAGAGCTTGTGGGCATTGCGACCTCTATGGGTGCAAAGGGCTTGGCTCATATTCGGGTTGAGAACCAGGAATGGAAATCGCCCATCGTTAAGTTTTTCTCCTCCGAGGAGAGAAAAGAACTGGAAAGATTGCTCCGCATGGAACCTTCCGATTTAGTTTTGTTTAGTGCCGGTCCCCGAGAGCAGGCCTGCCTGATTCTAGGGAAAATAAGGCTCCATCTTGCTGAAATGACCCAGGGTATTCCTGGCAACCAATGGAAGTTTGCCTGGATCACGGATTTTCCGCTTTTTGAATACAGTCCCTTGGAGCAGAAATGGAACAGCGTGCACCATCCCTTTACCCGGCCTCATCCTGAAGATTTAACAAAGTTAAACGAAGGCAAATACGATGCCATTAGGGCTCTTGCTTATGATATCGTGCTTAATGGTGTTGAACTGGGAGGGGGGAGTCTTCGAATATACGAGAAAGAACTCCAGGAAAAAGTTTTTTCGATTTTGGGGATAGGTAAAGAAAGACAAGAACTTCTTTTTGGTCATCTTCTTAAAGCTTTTCAATATGGAGCTCCTCCTCATGGCGGCATTGCCTTGGGTCTTGAT is drawn from Methylacidiphilum infernorum V4 and contains these coding sequences:
- the hisS gene encoding histidine--tRNA ligase; this translates as MQPLPGFRDFYPSDCAFRNFIFSRWRESCRRFNFVEYDGPLLETIELYQKKSGDEILSQIYHFIDKGSRHVALRPEMTPTLARMIEAHFKEYKKPIKWFSIPQLFRYERAQKGRLREHYQLNCDIVGEADLEADIELINLAIDILLSFDLGKDDFVVRVSDRLFWTEFLKKKAIPRDDWYAFFQAIDKIEREPREEIERRLGDLAKEVFAILESPPCWERFEILLEGLRHRGLAEYVCIDLGIVRGLAYYTGIVYEIFDRAGEFRAIAGGGRYDDLLKQIGGEDIPAAGFGMGDVVLGEIIRKKKVIEPSFPRLDVYVVFPEGKKNPQGLFLIEQLRRQGFSVDFSFCPSKLKKQLATAQSLNARFALIVSDKIEEGVVEIKNMDERTQLTLPVEQLAGWLKERS
- the aspS gene encoding aspartate--tRNA ligase yields the protein MKKSEMKGYRTHHCNELNLALVGHKAKLCGWVHSKRDHGGLLFIDLRDREGITQVVFHPEKDPPLFAKAKQLKNEFVVKVEGKVVERPAGTKNASIPTGEIELEAESLEILNPSQPLPFNLDEDIENEELRLSFRFLDLRRKKILNCLKVRHLVSSVVREYLSREGFLEVETPILSKSTPEGARDFLVPSRLSPGKFYALPQAPQQYKQLLMVAGIDKYFQIARCFRDEDLRSDRQPEFTQIDLEASFVEVEDIMKWVEEMIQLIFLKVLGIELSLPFVRLTYSEALDNYGSDKPDLRIEWQIQDVGTVFKNTQFKLFRDVIEKGGVIKALNAKGRAPMVNSSALEELVGIATSMGAKGLAHIRVENQEWKSPIVKFFSSEERKELERLLRMEPSDLVLFSAGPREQACLILGKIRLHLAEMTQGIPGNQWKFAWITDFPLFEYSPLEQKWNSVHHPFTRPHPEDLTKLNEGKYDAIRALAYDIVLNGVELGGGSLRIYEKELQEKVFSILGIGKERQELLFGHLLKAFQYGAPPHGGIALGLDRFVMLLTGSESLREVIAFPKNRHGVDLLTQSPSEVDYQQLKELNIQLSFPSIKIEP